CATCAGCACCCTCCATCCCTACTCCTTCAAAAAGCTGTTCCGCTTGCGGCATTTGGAGATTGACAACTGGCCGTCTCTGGATATGATCCCAGCCAACACTTTCCATGGACTCAACCTCACCACACTGTCCATCACCAATACCAACTTATCCGCCTTCCCTTACCAGGCCCTGCGCCACCTGCCTTACCTCACACACCTGAACCTGTCTCACAGCCGCATCCGCACTGTGGAAGGAGGGCTCCTGCAGGACCTGGTGCGTCTGCGTGAGCTGCGAATATCAGGAGCCCAAGTGGAATCTGTGGAGCCCTATGCTTTTCAGGGTCTGCGCTGGCTCAAGGTCCTGGACGTATCCCACAATAAGTTGGACACTCTAGAAAAAGGTGTGTTCCATGCGCCGGAGGCTCTGGACCTGCTTCTCATCAATGATAACCCGCTGGTATGTGATTGCCGGCTGATGTGGCTGCTTCAAAAACGGCATTCCATCTCGTTTGGAGAGCAGCAACCTGAGTGCAACACCCCAGAAGGCATCCGTGGACGCCCTTTCAAGGAGTTCAAGGAAACCCTCCTGTCCTACTACGTGACCTGCACCAAGCCTAAGATCCGAGAGAATCGGACCCAGTTAGTGTCCGTGGAGGAGGGTCAGTCAGCTCGGCTTCAGTGCAGCGCTGAGGGGACACCTCGTCCCACCATTTCTTGGATCACACCACGCCGGAGACATCTCACCAACAGGAGCCACGGTCGTGTAATTGTCCACAACAATGGCTCACTGGACATCAAGTCAGTGGAAGTTCAGGATGgcggtgtgtatgtgtgcgtggcCTCCAATACAGCAGGAAATGACACTCTCATGGTGTCTCTGGCAGTCAAGAGCCTGGGCTCGCTCTATGCTAACAGGACCCAGTACTATGTGGATCCCAACAGTACCACTGCCAACAGCACCAACCTCCCCAACACGACCTTTGGCTTGGACCTAAAGACCATCTTAGTGTCTACAGCCATGGGTTGTTTCACATTCCTGGGGGTGGTCCTCTTCTGTTTCCTGCTCCTGTTTGTGTGGAGTCGAGGCAAAGGAAAGCACAAAAACAACATTGATATAGAGTATGTTCCGCGCTCCAAGTCCAATGGGGCCTCTGCTGAAGGGGCAGAGCAGACCGCTGGCCCTCGACGCTTTAACATGAAAATGATTTAAACAAACAGATTTAAAGGGAAACCCGTGGAAATTTatgcacacatttattttgctAATGGACCCCTGTTTGGGACAGATAGGTTGCGTCCGGATGTACACAGGCCCTCGACGTAACGCCCATGTGGGTATGCTCCTGAACTCTAATGGCTAGCCAGAAGGGAAAACTCTCTGTGTCAGTAATGAACTATTTTCAATTTTTATGAATCCCTCTTGGTAAGAGGTTGTATTCAAAGACGTTCCTATATTGTGTACAGGACATATT
This region of Hoplias malabaricus isolate fHopMal1 chromosome 17, fHopMal1.hap1, whole genome shotgun sequence genomic DNA includes:
- the lingo2 gene encoding leucine-rich repeat and immunoglobulin-like domain-containing nogo receptor-interacting protein 2, which produces MVDCMSRIMLHTAVSCWQPLLGLALAAVFLGSTLACPSRCDCTAQSRSVICHRKRFPAIPDGIPIETRILDLSKNRIQAINPDDFAAYPHIEELDLSGNIIAYVEPGAFNSLFSLHSLSLKSNRIKLLSLGVFTGLSNLTTLDISDNKIVILVDYMFQDLHNLQSLEVGDNELVYISHRAFNGLLSLESLTLERCNLTVVPTDALSHLHNLVSLHMRYLSISTLHPYSFKKLFRLRHLEIDNWPSLDMIPANTFHGLNLTTLSITNTNLSAFPYQALRHLPYLTHLNLSHSRIRTVEGGLLQDLVRLRELRISGAQVESVEPYAFQGLRWLKVLDVSHNKLDTLEKGVFHAPEALDLLLINDNPLVCDCRLMWLLQKRHSISFGEQQPECNTPEGIRGRPFKEFKETLLSYYVTCTKPKIRENRTQLVSVEEGQSARLQCSAEGTPRPTISWITPRRRHLTNRSHGRVIVHNNGSLDIKSVEVQDGGVYVCVASNTAGNDTLMVSLAVKSLGSLYANRTQYYVDPNSTTANSTNLPNTTFGLDLKTILVSTAMGCFTFLGVVLFCFLLLFVWSRGKGKHKNNIDIEYVPRSKSNGASAEGAEQTAGPRRFNMKMI